ACGTGCATCGGCGGCGCGTGGCCCTCCCGGAGGCGCATCTCGACGACCGAACAGCGGCCGTCGGTCGCCTCGCCCGGGACGCGGACGTAGGACAACGTATCCAGAAAACGGTACGGCTCGGCCGCCCCGGCGGTTCCCATCGCCGGTTCGACGAACGACGACATGCTGTCGGAGTGGTCCGTCGCGGATACACAAAACTGTTGTCGCCCGAACGGTCCCGCGTCCCGGTCGCGACTCGGCCGACGGTATCGCTCACAAAAACCGCCGCAACTCCCGAAGCGGCGGGAACTCGTGGGTCTTTTCGGCCGCCTCGTCGCGGACGATCGGCCGGAGCGTCCGCGCCTCCGTCACGAACGGCGACTGAAACGCAGCGGCGGATCGCTCGTTGATCCGGATCCCGGCCGGGAGCTTGCTGAAGGAGGGAAGCATCAACACCGCCGAGCCGCGGTACTGGTCGGGACCGTACAGATAACAGGGCCGGCGGACGCCTTCGATCTCGATCGTCGGGTGATCGTGACCGACGACGTAGCACTCCGCCGTCTCGGCCGGGGGGACGTGGCCGTGCGTGACCACGACCGACCCGTCGGCGACCCCATACTCCGGGAGGGTCGGGCCGTCCCACAGCTCCTCGAGCATCGTGTCGTGGTTGCCGGGCGTCACGACGACCGGGCAGTCCCGCTCGCCCGCGAGATCCGCTATCGTCCGGACGGTCGCCGCCGCCCCCGTCGGAACCCGATCGAACGAGTGCAGCAGGTCCCCCGCGATCACGGCCTCCTCGGGGTCGTAGCGCTCGAGCAAGCGCTCGAACCGGCCGGTGAGGTCGTCGTGCTCGCCGACCCGGAACTCGACGTCGGAGGCCGCGTCCCGTCCGACATGGAAGTCGGCACAGACGAGCGTCCCCGTGGTCGGGAGGTAGACGGCACGGTCGCGGGGATCGAACTCCATACCGGTCGATGTGTCGCCGCGGGCAAAGCGCTGGT
The genomic region above belongs to Natronomonas moolapensis 8.8.11 and contains:
- a CDS encoding metallophosphoesterase, producing MEFDPRDRAVYLPTTGTLVCADFHVGRDAASDVEFRVGEHDDLTGRFERLLERYDPEEAVIAGDLLHSFDRVPTGAAATVRTIADLAGERDCPVVVTPGNHDTMLEELWDGPTLPEYGVADGSVVVTHGHVPPAETAECYVVGHDHPTIEIEGVRRPCYLYGPDQYRGSAVLMLPSFSKLPAGIRINERSAAAFQSPFVTEARTLRPIVRDEAAEKTHEFPPLRELRRFL